The Candidatus Rubidus massiliensis DNA segment CTATAGAGCCACCTGGACTGTTAATAACAAAAAGAATTGGTTTGCCCGGATCTTTTAATTCTAAGTACCATAGCTTTCTAATGATTTGGCTGGTGCTTTCGTTGTCGACTGCATCCGATAAAAAGATTCTACGCATTTCTAATAGAGCGCTATCAATTTTTTCTTCAATTTTGTTAGGAGCATTTCCTTCTTTTTCTTGCTTTGGCATATCAGTCTCCGAATAAGATTAAATGGTTATTTGATTTGAATAAGCAGGTATTGCAATTTGAGGATATAATGGAAATTTTTCCATCAACTTTTTTACCTCATTTTGAACGCTTATCAAAACGTTATTATCTACTGTGGCTTGTGCTTTGCTCATAGCATTGGTTTTTGCAACAAAAGTGGGTTTTGTATTGGATAAAACAGTAAATATCAGGTCTGCTATTTGTTGCATCTCATTTGAGCCCATACCTAAAGTAGTCGTTGCAGGCGTTCCAATTCTAATACCCGATGTATACCAGGCACCGTTTGGGTCGAAAGGAACAGTATTGCGATTCACTGTAATGCCGGCTTGTGATAGAGCCGTTTCAGCTTGTCTTCCGGTCAATCCAAATTGAGAAACGTTAAGAACGAGTAAATGGTTATCCGTTCCGCCAGTTACTAATTTACAATCTTTTGCTAAAAAAGCTTGCGCTAAACTTTGAGCGTTATTCACTATATTTTGAGCATAATTACAAAAGTTTTTTGTGTTCGCTTCTTTAAAAGCAATTGCTTTTGCTGCCATCACATGAGGCAAAGGTCCTCCTAAAATTAAAGGGCAACCTTTGTTAACTGTTTCAGCAAATTCTTTTTTACACATGACAACACCCCCGCGAGGGCCTCTTAGTGTTTTATGGGTTGTAGTAGTCACAAAATCGGCAAAAGGAATTGGGTTAAAATCTCCTGTAAATACTTTACCTGCGACTAAGCCTGCAAAGTGCGCCATATCGACCATAAATACAGCTCCAACTTCGTCAGCTAGTTCTTTCATTTTGGCAAAGTTAATTTTACGTGGGTAAGATGAATATCCTGCCAGTAAAATAGTTGGCTTTTCTTGCCTAATTTGTTTAGCTAAGTGATCAAAATTGATTAATTCCGATTCTCTATCAACATCATAAGTACAAGCTTTCATGAACATCGAGCTGACATTTAGGGCAAATCCATGAGTTAAGTGGCCGCCTGAGCGAAGCGATAGTCCCATCACTTTTTGATTTACCATTAACTGTCTAATGGTTTCGTGTTCATCGGCCGTTAATTGATCGACACTTTTTTTGCCGAGCTTTTCTATTTCCTTATTAAGGATGTTATGAACAATGATGGACCAAAAAGCTACTAGATTCGCATCAGCGCCTGAATGGGGTTGAACATAGGCATGATCACAGCCAAAAATTTGTTTTAATTCGTCTGCCGCTGTTTGTTCAATTGTATCAACATTATCGCAGCCTGCATAAAACCGATGATGAGGGTATCCTTCAGCATACTTATCAGTCAAAAGATTGCCCATTGCTAATTGAACAGGCAATGAAGAATAATTCTCTGATGCAATGAGTTTTAAATGTGTGCGCTGATCATGTAATTCTTGCAAAATGCTTTCAGCAATTTTGGGGGAAACAGAAGAAATTTGATCGAGGGAGCCTAAGTAAGCAGCTGTTGCTGAGTCAACTTCGTCGATTGGAGTTGCGTTTAAGTATGTTTTTAAAAAAGTCATAAAACCTGCAAGTTAAATTAAAAACCCAAGAAAAATGATTTTCGCTTAAAAGGGATAAAAAGTAAATTGCTGGAATTATTTTAATTTAGATAAATCTTTCCTTGCATTAAAACCCTCTAATACTAATGTTTTTACTTGAGAAATATCCTAAACTTCAGGTAACGTATAATTAGTTTTTTGTCTTTTGTAATCAATAAATTTAGGATACACATGCTTAAATCCCTTACAACGATTTTAGATATTCAAGAACTTGATATGCAAATGATTCAATTGATGCGTCTCAAGCAATCACGTCAAAAAGAATTATTTGATATCAATGCCATCAAAGCAGATTTACAAAAAAAATCGTCTGTCAAAGAAGAAGAGATTATTACCTTAAAAAAAGAAATTCGCTTGGTAGAAGGGGAAATCGCAGAAATACAAGCCAAACTAAAGAAATTAGAAGGACAGCAACACTCTGTAAAAAAAGTTGAAGAGTTTAATGCGTTGACGCAAGAAATGAATCAAGTAGATAAAGAACGGATGGCTAAAGAACAAAAAGCTAGTGATCTTTATGATCAAATTGCCGTTGAAGAAGACGTATTAAAAGGGATACAGCAAACACTCGAGTCCACTAGCGTTAATTCTAAAGTGTTGGAAGAAGAGATTGTAGAAGCGATCAAACAAATTAACGAAGAAGGTCAACTTTTAAAAGTTAAAAGAGATGAACTAGTTAATGATGCAGATCCTGAAGTATTCAAAGTATATGAAAGATTACTAAAAAATAAAAGAGATCGCGTCGTTGTTCCAATTGAAAATCGTTGCTGCAGTGGCTGTCATATTATGTTAACAGCGCAAGATGAAAACTTGGTTCGCAAAGGCGAAAGAATAATTTTTTGTGAACATTGTTCACGTATTCACTATTGGCCAGAAAGTGAAACTTTAGAGGGAACTGTCGCAGCGCCAAAACAAAGACGCCGACGTACGACAAAAGTTTAGGGAAGGAAGGCAATCGCCGCTGCTTTTACAGCAGGGGAGGAAAGTCTGGACTTTGCAAGAGAAGATACCAGTGAAAGACTGGGGGCCGTAAGGCTACGGAAAGTGTAACAGAAAATAAACTCTAGATTAATTTCTAGAAAGGTGAAATGCCAGAAATGGCCATCAAATGGAAACATTTGTTGTGACAAACCCTATCTAAAGCAAGAAAGTAAAGCGTTAAAGTTCTCTGCTTATGCTTTACTTAAGTTCGCTTGAGGAGCTTGGCGACAAGCTCCCTAGAGGAATGATTGCCACCTAATTTTTACGTTAGGGACAGAATCCGGCTTACTACCTTCCCTTTTTTTAAGACAAATCTATTTATTCTATAAGATTACTATTATATAGATAAAAAATCCTTTAATGGATAATTGAGTTATCTTTTTTTAATCTTCCCTTTCATTCATTATTAATCGTTTAAAATTGAATAGATCCTCTTAACACTTTGGGGGTCAAACTTTACCTGTATTTTGTAAATTCAAGAAATTAACCGAACATTTGCTAAAAAATCTCAAAACCTAGATGTCCATTTTTATGTAACTGGGGAGTTATGTAAATGGGCATTAAAAGAATCAATTTTGAAGAACGAGAGTTAATTTCAAATCTTGTCTCTCAAGGCAAGGGTGTTAGGGAAATCGCAAGACATTTAAGTAGAAGTCCTTCAACTATTTCTACTGAATTGCGCCGCTTCCACTTAAAAAGAGCTGATTATAAAGCAGTTGCGGCTCAAGAACACGCTTGTCTCATGAAAAGAAAAGCCGGCAGAAAGAAAAAAATAGATCAAAGATTTATACCCATTCTTCAAATTCTAATTAACGATAAATATTTTTCTCCACACCAAGCCAGTGAATTTTTAAAACATCAATATCCAAATTTAAAAGAATTTCATGTTTCGCATGAAACTATTTATCAATTTATATATGCCTCAGGAATAAATTTCAGATTGAGAAGAAAAAGAAAATGTCGACGAAAGCGAGGGAGGTATAA contains these protein-coding regions:
- the glyA gene encoding Serine hydroxymethyltransferase, translated to MTFLKTYLNATPIDEVDSATAAYLGSLDQISSVSPKIAESILQELHDQRTHLKLIASENYSSLPVQLAMGNLLTDKYAEGYPHHRFYAGCDNVDTIEQTAADELKQIFGCDHAYVQPHSGADANLVAFWSIIVHNILNKEIEKLGKKSVDQLTADEHETIRQLMVNQKVMGLSLRSGGHLTHGFALNVSSMFMKACTYDVDRESELINFDHLAKQIRQEKPTILLAGYSSYPRKINFAKMKELADEVGAVFMVDMAHFAGLVAGKVFTGDFNPIPFADFVTTTTHKTLRGPRGGVVMCKKEFAETVNKGCPLILGGPLPHVMAAKAIAFKEANTKNFCNYAQNIVNNAQSLAQAFLAKDCKLVTGGTDNHLLVLNVSQFGLTGRQAETALSQAGITVNRNTVPFDPNGAWYTSGIRIGTPATTTLGMGSNEMQQIADLIFTVLSNTKPTFVAKTNAMSKAQATVDNNVLISVQNEVKKLMEKFPLYPQIAIPAYSNQITI
- a CDS encoding Putative zinc ribbon domain protein, whose translation is MLKSLTTILDIQELDMQMIQLMRLKQSRQKELFDINAIKADLQKKSSVKEEEIITLKKEIRLVEGEIAEIQAKLKKLEGQQHSVKKVEEFNALTQEMNQVDKERMAKEQKASDLYDQIAVEEDVLKGIQQTLESTSVNSKVLEEEIVEAIKQINEEGQLLKVKRDELVNDADPEVFKVYERLLKNKRDRVVVPIENRCCSGCHIMLTAQDENLVRKGERIIFCEHCSRIHYWPESETLEGTVAAPKQRRRRTTKV